GTGACGTAACTACTAggcttgtaattatttttacagttgATCATTAAAATATCCCATACAACTGAAATCGGTGCTAATTTTGTCTCATTTTTACGATGCAAACGAGTTGTTCGATCATCGAATCTAAGGCAAttaattagaaaacaaaatcTTTTCTCCGACATGGTTGCACGATATCTATTGCCACAAAACGAACTGTCAAAAAGTAAATTCGTAgtcaaatgattattttttaatgctgCAGCTAAAATCAAAAGACCAAACAGAGCATTGAGTTCAGACAATGTTAAATCACTAAGATTtgcactatttttatttttatagttttcccTTTGGCGTTGTATTTCTTGGTTAGTATAAATaagtactaaattaattaattcgtctgtgaaaaaaagtttgaaacacTCTTTAGGAGTATATGCAGATTTTGCTAAATATGAAGGCCCAGGTCGgatatgaacaatatttttttgtggaaCTTTTCCGCTAGAATAATTGCACTCAGTTTTCCACACAAATCCATTTTTACCCACAATTTCCGAGGTATTTGAAAtggttattatatgtttattttgatCAGTTTCTCTCTCATTTTCTCCATTATTACTATCTGTTTTAGATGTAGAGTTAATTTTTCTCTTTCTAGATTTTAATGGAGGTATTGGACGGGTTTCTATCTCTCTAATTACTTCACTTATCTCTTCTTctgtttgaaaattatgtttattaggaACATAGTCTGGATCCTCATCACTATCATCTACAACATCTTCAACTTCCATACCACTTTCTTCACCACTCTCATCTTCAGATAGTTCTCTCAAAATACGAAGAATCGTTGAACTATCagccattgtaataataataaattgtttacgagttattgaatttaaaacaatactgTATTGGTAACTATGCgtaaaatatacgtatactcTTTAGTGCATATAGGTAAACATGCGTATATTTTACGTAGTATTATTTACATGTATTACTAATGATGCGTAAAACTTACGTACTGGTTTTTAGTAGACGTTATCATACACAGTTGTGGAGgtacaaaataacaatacaactaTAGTCGGCGACACGAAAACTGGCGGGTGATCGCAACGATCCTAGCGGGTTTTTCGCAATAGTGGTCATTAAACTTTTTGCCGcgctttttcaaatatttcgtattcatataaattttttttattatttgttgaaaataataatattacgcatttttatttttcttaatttttcttataatgttcaacttaatatacaaaaataaacacatactttacttaaattattagtaaaattacatatatatacatatacaatttacaaaaaaactaaaatacacgTACAGatcaattgttaataattaaatacaatttattatacaaggCTATTCAATACACTCTTCGTCATTATCGCTAGAGTCCCAATCGCTGTCGTCTGGTAATATAGTCAATATAATAGGTTCTAACAAACTGTCTCTTAAAATTTCTTTATCGTAGTCCTTGTCTTGTATTGATTCGGCATGTTTCACACATTTTTCCCAATCATTTTGCGTAATTGAATCTAACGCTTCATGTGTTAGCTTTTCTATGTcaaccattttaaatgtattattttttgtcgcTACCTTATTTTTTACTTGAGCCCATATCAGTTCTATGGGATTGTATTGGCAGTGATATGGTGGTAGTCGAATCACCTCATGACCCATTTTCAATGCCAATTCgtctaattcatattttttttcgatcgGAATTAGTAATTTGACCCTTTGTTTAAGTTCCGCTAGCGTCTCTAATggagaaaatgtaatatttttttttggtcagcCAATCCTGAACATCTGATTTTCTAGCATTACACTTAGGAAAATTATCAACTAGTGTCGAATGGTATGATGCATTATCCATCACAATGATAGACGGTTCTTCAAGGTTATTTAACATTGTGATGAACCAAGATTTGAATACATCCGAGTTAATTTGGTTGTGGTAATCTGTGGAATTACCGGTATTACTACGGAAAACCAATTTCGAATTTTGTATGAACCCGTATTTAGAACATCCTGCGTGAACAACAATAAGTCGCCCTCCTTTACCTGTCGGTATTTTAAGACCTATTGAGTTTGTTTCATTTTGCCATGCAATGGTCCGCGAGTGGTTTTGATTGACCCATGTTTCGTCCAGGTATACAATAGGTCGAGTATCATTGTTCACTCGCAATGTGTACATTTTTCGTAAGAATGTGCACCTAAGAGAAACTATATCATTGCGCTCCATTAAAAACTTACGGCCATCACtgcattttttatatgaaaattttagatttttcagaAGTCTTTGCATTGATCTAAGACTTCCTGGATAATCGTTTTTCTTCTTGACAGAATTAAGTATAAGTTGTGCTGTGGGGTACTCACCCTTGTCATAAAATTCGTGTACAGTTCTCCTTACTATATCACCATCGAAATCATCCACTTCTGATACATATTTTGCTCGCTTGTAAGATTTTCTCGGTGACACGAAGGAAGGACCAGGCGCTTCTTCAATTTCTTCAGTTTTTCGAGCTTCTAAACAAATGCGCTGAATTGTCCGCTTTGAAATCCCGCAAGCCTCAGCAGTCACGTCttgagtttttttaaaaaaattaccgtcTAAATCTTCTTTTTccgataacttttttaaaaacgaataaacactatatataatttttttactttggctATGCACGTCGCTGTCTTTAAAAGACATGTTAATGTAcgcaaataacaaaaaaacaaattacaaattaataaaaaacaactaggtttttaaacgattttaaCGAACGTTTTACAAAAAACGTGTACACGCTGGAAACACAGTATACACAATAAAGAATACAGCGgcataaaatgtacataaccATACTTACCTTCCCCCTCTTATTactctatacaaaataatacgaaCAGTCGAATGTGTAGAATGCAAACTCGAAAAAAAGGGACCAAAATGTTGGTAAGTAATGCCTGGGTAGTATTCGTATTGTTCACGTTATAGCGCTGTTGGGCGCAACAGGTGGTTGCACTAAAATGAGAACCATTGTCTTCTGGCTGGGTGAGGTTCGGGGTACGACGGCGGCCACCCGCCAGTTTTCGTGTCGCCGactatattaacaaatatgCACAACTAACTGATAAAAGCATATCTAGATTCACGAAACGATATAATCAGTATACACAGTGTTACCACCTTATAAATATGACGTATGCGTAAAATTTACGTATATTACCATTCTAGGGTTAAAAGGCTTGCCTTAAATGCACGACTCCACATCCTCAAATTTCTAATTACCAAAAACAAACACACTCCGTTAAATactaaaatcttaatttataaatccTTATTTAAGCCTATGTGGACCTATGGTCTTCAACTCTGGGGCAATGTCAGAAAATCAAACactaataaaattcaaaccTTCCAAAATAACATCCTTCGTAAAATTACAAATTCTCCTTCTTATATTTCAAATCTAACTTTACATACcgatctaaaaattaaaacagtccATGAAGAAGCAGTAACCTTTTACAAACGTTTCCACTCAAAACTCTCTTCTCATACCAACCCCctgacgcggctacgacggtggtaTCGGGTGATCCGCGGTGAGCCGGTCGCTGGTTGTGTGTATTAGATGGCACACTCGTTACTTTAACAAACACAAGTAATGCGATGGTAGTTTGCGTTTATTTTATCGTCGTACGAGATacacacacgtatatatatatataaaaaaaaaaacaacgaacgGAAGTATATCTACCacaaaagatatatatatattgcggTGGTCGTGGTAGGTACGCACGGCGCGTGGATGGATGTCAAAACTGGTGGTTTTACAATGGCGAGTTcacgacggccggtactcgttctacgcgactcgccttcccgtcccaccttgtgcctttgtggtgcggtgggggagttggcgttgtcacgctgtagcccgtagtggcggttgacgaaaagtgtagactggtccctgcggtacctgtactttgtactgatggccgctgcgtaccgcgtCACCCCTCATTTCAAATCTTGCCACTTTCACAATTCCTGGGAACCCTCCTAGTGGATCAcgacataatttaaatttttttcgtgaatttagaattaatattttccgATATTTTTTCATGGGAATTTTTAATCGATGTTCGATTTATAACATAAACAACACTGAGATCTAATGACAAGGCTTCTACACACGCAGTTAACAAATTAACAGCGTCTCTATCACTTATTTTACATCTATCAAGAGTTTTTTCCTAATATTAGATGGTTCATAAGTAGGTAAATGAgcttttttccaaaatattaaacactcgTCTACaacattactaaccactgtgtgacggggagttataagaccattccctcgggggtttttacacctttagccatatgtcgcgagggcggctccttcacgcctttgggtgacgcggaaacatccctccgacgggttacgtcagggcgccctggcgccaggctgatggtcccccgccggctgctctcgttcgagatagatcggtgggtttcgtataaccgcgtcggcgagcgctggattcgacccagtcaaatagctccccttctactaaagCGCTACTCCCACAGTcttcgcgaggccatccacataagtcgcggtcgcgcggccggcgagcgcgagcacgcgaggtacccgcgcgcgtcggccggacgctCGCCACAAAGCTCGTTGGGCactgataccgttcgggcgttagctaagTCGGGTTCTAAGTTGGGCTCTCCCAACGACCCGCGAAATGAGATTtgaggatccgttatccagagtactcacaacgactcttttcccactagcatcggtGTCGGGACAGTTGTTTACGCTGCCGCAGCGCGACCTtttatgagtggtacggttttcttttgccgggtgccgtgtccgtaccgaatgctcgggtttgaTGCTTGTCGGTGGATGAGTGTCCAGCCGGACTTTCATCCTGCACGTGTTCGTCCACGAGTTGGCCGGGCCCGTGAACTCTCGGTCGGAGTTGGGCGGGGGATATGCCGGCATGTGGCTGGTGGTCCGCGGGCAGGTGAGTTCGAGGTGCCTGCCCGCGGTTGCTTTGGTCCAGCCCTTCCGTCATATCCCCCACTTAGTATCCTCCACCGGTGTGTCGCAACattttttcacgtcgcttttcgCTGCGCTGATATGTCACTCGGACGGGTGTTCCCCGTGTGGATTAGAGAGGTATCCCTCTTCCCTCTGGCCTCTGGCTACTGTAGTGCCAGAAGCCCCGCGTCGGAATCTTACTTTAACGCCGAGTCGCGTCTAACGGGCACGTCCTTCCTCAGAGCGGCTCAGTGTTGCGTGTGCAAACTGTTTCACTGCCTGGAACAAGACCTCAGATCTGGTCATGAACTCGGGCTCACACGGCCAGTCCACACCGGCCGCTCGCACCGTGAGCTCGAGTTTATTTCTTTCCTGGTCAGCAAGAGGGCATTCAAACAGCAGATGCTCGGCGGTCTGGTTCGGGGACCCGCAACTACAAGCTGCATCGCCTCTCAGGTTGAACATGTGGAGTTTTGCGTTAAAGTCCCCGTGACCCGTCATCAATTGCAACGTGTAATAGTCCGCGACGCGCCAGGTGCGCTCCAACCGATGACGGATGCTTGGGAACCAGGCGTAAGTCCACCTTCCTTTGTCTATAGCGACCCATCGTTGCTGCCAGAGGTCAATAGTTTCACTCGTATAATTTAACAGGTTGTGGCCAGCCTCTACGGCCGTCATAGCGCCGTTTCTCACCAGGATCCTGTCCTTCTCGGTTTTGGCCATTTCCAGGTCCAGGGGGGGAACTCCCGCTAGTACCTGCAGCGCCACCGTTGACGTCGTGTTGTAAGCCCCTGTTATCGCCCGCAGCGGTAGTCTCTGGGCGGAGTTTGCTCTGCCCCGATGGTGTGCCAGCGACACACCGAGGCCGCGTAACTCATTTTCGGTATGAAGACTGTTTTGTAAATCAGGAGCGGTGCTCCGGATTTCAATCCCCAGGTGGTCTTAGCGACTCCGTGCAGGCGACCGAACAGGGCTTTCGTGCTTTTCGCTTTTTCCGCCAGGTGGTCGCTGAACTTTGCGCCTTCGTCAAACGTAACACCGAGGTATTTCGCTGACTTAGTTGGCTTTATTCTGTCGGCCCCGAGAAGGAGGACCAGTGGTTTGGAAAGCGATCCCTTCAACCACAATGTTTGCGACTTGGCCGCTGAGAACGTAAGTTTGCGCTGCTTCGCCCACAGCGACGCTCTCTCGAGAAGTGCGTTTGCCCTCGTGGTCAGTTCGGCCCTATTTTTGCCCGAGATCAGCAGTGCTAGATCATCTGCATACGCGACAAGTTCTGTACCTATGGGCAGCACCTCTGACAGGAGTGGATTTACAGCGTATTTCCAGAGGTCAGGGCCGTATTCGCTTCCCTGCGGGCATCCCTTGGTAAGGGTTTTCCGTATGACTTGGTCGCCGATTTTCATTTCTGATTGGCGACCGTCGAGGTAACTTTTCGTGAGCTCTACGAGGCCGTCGCTGCAGCCGGCAGCCTCCATGTCCTTTATTAATTGCGGCCACCAGAGGCAGTCAAACGCGCGCGAGATGTCCAGGAAGATCGCGTGGACGTACTTCTCCGTTCTCGCCTTTGACCAGTCGAGGACGAGTTGGATAGCATCGACCGTTGAGAGGTTTTTCGTGAACCCGAACTGTCTTTTCGACATGCGCGCGTTGGTTTCGCGTCTTATCCTGTCTACTATCACATGTTCGAGTGCTTTGGAGAGTACGAGTAGGAGGCTTATAGGACGGTAAGATTTAGCCTCCGCTGGGTCTTTATCGGGTGATTTCTTGATCACCACGAGCCTGGCCGCCTTCCATGTGCTCGGGAATCTTTTCGCCCTGAGGCAGTTGTTAAATATCGCAGTTATATTTTGCCCGAGCACCGGCCAGGCTTGCCTCAGGATTTCGGCCGTTATACCGTCCATGCCCGGGGCCTTCTTAGGTGCCATCCGCCATATGGCCCTTTTGACCTCCTCAACGTCGCAGGGTTCGATGTTCCCGGGGTTTTCAGACCATTTACTGAAGGAGCCGACCCTCACTCCCGTCTCCGTCCTGGCCGCTATCTGCTCAGGACCTTCGTTATCGTAGCTGTCACAGGGAACCAGGGTATCCATCAGCCTCTCCCCGGTTTCCCTTAGAGACGTGGTGAACGTGCCATCGCTTTTGCGGACGGCTGTTGGAAGGTTCTCAGAGGGTCTGGTACCACCTGTCTTAAGCCACTTGAAGACGGGGCCCCAAGGTTTCTCGTTCCCCGTCTCCGTTACGAAGTCGTGCCAGGCTTTGCGTCTGGCCCTGAAGCAATTTCTCTTGTGGGCCTTTTTCAGCCTCTTGAACTTGGTGCGCGCAGCCCGTCGTTCGAATGCGTTGCTGGCATTTCTGAGTTTCACCTTCCAACGGCCGAGGGTGCTCAATTCTCGGCCCAACGTTCCGTTCCACCATGGAGGAGGTCTACGCTTGGTCTCCTGTCTTTTTGCCATGTGTGTTTCACACGCTTCCCTCAGTATGTCTGAGAGCGCTATCGTACTACTCTCGACGTCCGGGCACTCGAGTTCCCTTATCCTAGCGTCTCTCCTGTCGGCTAAGGTCTTACCGAACTTTTTCCAGTCCGTCCGACTGCAGCTAAAGCCTTGTGCG
This genomic window from Metopolophium dirhodum isolate CAU chromosome 1, ASM1992520v1, whole genome shotgun sequence contains:
- the LOC132951414 gene encoding piggyBac transposable element-derived protein 4-like, producing MADSSTILRILRELSEDESGEESGMEVEDVVDDSDEDPDYVPNKHNFQTEEEISEVIREIETRPIPPLKSRKRKINSTSKTDSNNGENERETDQNKHIITISNTSEIVGKNGFVWKTECNYSSGKVPQKNIVHIRPGPSYLAKSAYTPKECFKLFFTDELINLVLIYTNQEIQRQRENYKNKNSANLSDLTLSELNALFGLLILAAALKNNHLTTNLLFDSSFCGNRYRATMSEKRFCFLINCLRFDDRTTRLHRKNETKLAPISVVWDILMINCKNNYKPSSYVTIDEQLVGFRGRCPFRMYIPSKPTRYGIKIVMMCDNATKYVIDSIPYMGKGTVPNGQVAADFYVKNLVKSIKGSNRNLTMDNWFCNVPHIQSLLHDDKPTVIGTIKKNKRELPTQFTDIKFQNRTSDTSFFLFHEDFTVVSYKPNQSKLVTLISSAHHDSSIDPITKKPEIVLNYNATKGGVDSFDQMTNNMNCSRKTKRWPLCFFL